The Mesorhizobium opportunistum WSM2075 DNA window GGACCCACTTGCCGCCCATCTCCGGGCCTACCGGCATATGATAGATGAAGGCGCCGCCGCCGGGCACGCAGTCGACCGTGCCGCGTTCCACCTTGAAGCATTCCTTGCCGGGAGGTGGCGGTGGCGGGTTGCATTTGGTGAGATCGATCTTGATCGACGTCTTGGCGCCGGTCTTGTAGTCGCCATCGTCGGGTTTGCCCGGATCCTGCGACGGGATGATGGTCCCGGTGCCGGTTCCGTTGGTCACCTTGATCAGACCCTGGTTGTCGACGATGGTCGGCGAAGGAAACGCCGCATGGTCGATCTTGGCCGTGATCTTGAAGGTGATGACGCGTTCATTCGGCGCGCCGGAGCCGTCTAGGTCGGAGGCGGAAATCCGGAAATCGGAAACCGTCGCCGTGTCGTTGGGACCCGCCGAATTGCTGATCGTGGCGCCCGGCAGCGGTCCGCCGGAGGAATCCGTGCCGTCGCCGGACACGTTGACGTTGACGATGGCGAGACCGTGCGGGAGCTGGTCCTTGAACTCGATCCTGAGCTTGCTCAGCCTGGCCGCGAGACCTGGATCGGCAAAGCCCTGCGGATCGCCGCGCAAGCCGAAGCTCAGCGAATAGACGACATAGTCGCAGCCTCTTTGCGTGCCTGTCTTGGTGAAGAAGGGCACGATCCGGTCCGGCCGCGGATTGATGATGCGAGAACTGTCGAGGTCGAGCCTCAACTCCGGGGTGATCGGGGCGGAGTCTTCCGCAAGGCTGGGCAACGGGGTCAGGGTGGCGACCGCGATACCGGCCGCCATCAGCCAGCGCGCACCGCGCCTGGCGAGTGACAGGGGTTTCATGATCGTCTCCATGACGGTTTTTTGAGGGGTCGCGGGTGAGGACGGGGCAAGAATGTTCATCTTCCCCTCCTCAACGTTCGCAGCTGACGGCTGGGGTACGGAGCGGCAAGGTCATCTTGCAGCAAGGGTAGTAGCCACCCTTGTCCTTGTCGGATTGCCTGTAGAAGCAAAGCCCGACATCCACTCTGTCGCCCGGATAATGGCCGGTGATGTCGATCGTGTACGGCTTGCCCGGCGCATGCGACTGGGGTGATGTCACCCCGACGCCCGGCGTCCTGGATTGGGCCTTGATCGAATCGCCGCCGAAGCCGGCATGGTCATGGAGATAGAGATCGGCCTCGAGCCCGCGCGGCGTGCAGAAATACTGCACGTCCTCGACATCGAGACAGGGAGGCAGGTTGCCGGGCGGTGGGAAGTCCGGCGGATAGAAGGGGGGCAGGTAGCCGCCCGGGATTTCCTCATAATAGCCGGCGCGGCCATCGCAAGGATGCCAGACCGCGACGTCGCCGACATGGCCTTCCACTTCGGGATCCTCGAAATAGCCGTCGAAGTCGACGAACCAGGAGCCGAAGGGCGGCACATTGGCCGGCTTGACCAGTTCCTTGGGCGTGATCTGCACGCCGTGCACGGCGAGCGGTCCGCCTGCGGCGAGTTTCTCGGCAAGGGCCGGATTGTCGCGCAATTTGTCGCCTGTGTTGACCAGCGTCTGGGTGCAGACCGAGGTGTCGAGATTGCCGTCGGCGTCATAGCCATATTGCAGGTCGAGGCCGCCGGCGGACTGCCGGTTGGCCTGTGGGAAACCGACCGCATATTCCCGCGGCGCTTCCACCCAGACCGATTCCGTCCCCGGATCGTCGGGGTTTTCGCGCCAGTAACGGATGACCTCGCCTTTGCCGGAATCGGCGAACTGGCTGTAATCGTAGCGGTTTTCGACCGGGCCGCGCTGGGCCAGATACATGAAGCCGCTGTTGTCGAAGGCGATGTCGGTGACAGCGTAGTCCTTGTCGGCCTTGACCGTCAGTTCCCAGCGCGGGTCGCCGGCGAAGCTGCCGTCGCGGGCAATGCCCACCGACCAGATTTCGGCCTTTTCGCCAACCGAGTAGTAGAGCCGACCGCCATGATAGGAGACGGCCCAGACGCGGCGTTCGTCCTGCGTGTAGCCCCAGGTTTCAGGGTCTTCGCTGTCGAAGGCGGCACCTTGTATGTCCATCACCGCGCCATCGTCGGCGACGGGAGCCAGCCCGTGCGCGGGGCGCCCGGCGGCACCATGGTCGAAGGTGTCGATCAGCCTGCCACCGGCGTCGATGCGATGGACGAGGCCGGTATCGAGGTCGGAGGCGAAGAACTGGCGGTGGTTGGGATCGAAGGTGAGATTGCCGATGCCGGGACCGCTGTTGGTGTCGATGTCGGCGAATTTGGCGACCTGGCCGGTGATGCCGTCGATCTTCCAGATGGTGCCTGGCCCGCCGCCGTTCTCGGCGCCGAACTGGCCCTCCATGAAGGTGGCGCCCGCCATGCCGCGGCGCTGCCGCTCCGGCCTGCCATCCTCGTCGGCATCGGGCGTGACGATGCGGATGCCGTGCAGCGAACTGGCGCCGGCATAGAGGTTCGGGATTCCCGACGGGACGCCATCGCGCACGCCGTCATCATAGGTGAGGCCGAACACCTGGCCGATCTGGCCTGATGTCACCTCGAAAGGCGGCGGCGTGAAGACGAGTTGGCCCGAAGCCGGCCCGCCGAGATGCGAAACGTCGAACACGCGCAAGGTGGCGCGCGTGGTGTCGATGAAGGTTTCATCGACGGGATCGACGCCGGGCGGCAGGCCCCCTTTTTCGGAATCAGGGGGGTCGAAATTGGGAATGACGGTGCCGGAAAATCCGGTAACCGCCATCGAACCGGGATAGATGATCTGGGTTTCCTGCGCTTTTGCGGCACCGCCAAACCATAGGCCCGCACCGAGCGCCAGCGCCAGCAAGCCGCCTGCGTGGATGGCGCGGCGCAAACGGCCCTCAAGAGAATATGTCAAAGGAGAATACATCAAAGAAGACACGCGCGTGCCGCGGACGCGAGACATGAAGCTACCCCCGTTAGCCACGGGAGAAACATCCGGCGTTGCCGCGCAAATCAGGGCAAGGCGCGGTGGTCCGGCACGTTCTTCCCTGATCGAATTGTCTGCTTTCCTCACGGTTACGTTACTACCGCTCTTACGCGGGGTCAACGGAATCAGCGGGAAGCCCAGCGCATCGACCCCATCCCGAAGGCGGTGGTCGCGCCGAGCTCCTGTTGTTCCCGCGGACCTCGGAGCCTCGGGGTTGTTGGTCATGGAAGGCTTCCTTTCCGGGCCGCACCATGCGGCGCCTGGACATCAGTCGCGGGCGGAAGCGGAAAGGTTCATCGTCGGCGGGCCGGCTTACCGGCGCTGCTGTCTTCTGATAGCATCCGCCCAGCCCTTTGGGCATGCCTTGGGGGGCATCATGACAAGCAAGCGCTCTGTTCTGCTCCTGGCGACGCTTTCTCTTTTCGCGTTGCCAGTTCATGATTCCATGGCCAAGACCTTGGTCTATTGCACGGAGGCCAGTCCGGACACGTTCGACCCGGCTCTCGCTTCCGGCACCCGTGACGCCTCCGCCACGGCGCTCTACAACCGCATTGTCGAGTTCGAACCCGGCACCACCAAGGTGCGTCCTGGCCTGGCCGAGAAATGGGAGATTTCGGACGACAGCCTCACCTACACCTTCCACCTCAGGCACGGCGTGAAGTTTCACACCGTCGATGGCTTCACGCCAAGCCGCGATTTCAATGCCGACGACGTGCTGTTCACCTTCGAGCGCCAGGCAGACGCGCAGAACCCGTTCCACAACTATGCCAGCCGCCCCTATGGCTATTTCGACGGCATGGGCATGCCACGCCTCGTCGCCAGTTGGCGCAAGCTCGACAACTACACCGTCGTCATGACGCTCAAGGCGCCTCATGCGCCGATGCTTGCCAATCTGGCGATGGACTTTGCCTCTGTTGTTTCCAGGGAATATGCCGACAGGCTGCTGGCTGAAAAGCGGCCGCTCGACCTGGCGACGAAACCGGTCGGCACGGGTCCGTTCCAGCTTGTCGACTACCAGCAGGATGCGGTCATCCGCTACAAGGCCAATCCCGATTATTGGCGCGGCCGGCCGAGGATCGACGACCTCATCTTCGCCATCACCACCGATGCCAGCGTCCGGCTGGAGAAGCTGCGCGCCGGCGAGTGCGATGTCATGCCCTATCCCAATCCGGCCGATCTGGCGGCGATCAAGACGGCGCCCGGCATCAAGGTCATGCAGCAGGAAGGCCTCAACACCGGATACCTCGCCTTCAACACGTTGCAGAAGCCGTTCAACGATCCCAGGGTCAGAAAGGCGATCGACATGGCCATCGACAGGAAGGCGCTTGTCGACGTCATCTTCCGGGGCACCGGTGAGATCGCGCGCAATCCGCTGCCGCCGACCTCCTGGGCTTATGACAAGACCACGCCAGATCCTGTTTTCGATCCCGATGCCGCCAGGCAGGCATTGACTGATGCCGGCATCAAGGATCTGCACATGAAGGTCTGGGCGATGCCGGTGCAGCGCCCGTACAATCCCAATGCCCAGCGCATGGCGGAGATGATCCAGTCGGACCTGGCGCGGATCGGCGTCACCGTGGATATCGTGACCTATGAATGGGCCGAATATCTTGCCCGCTCCAAACCGGTCGACCGCGATGGCGCCATGCTGTTCGGTTTCACCGGCGACAATGGCGACCCCGACAATTTCCTCTCGGTGCCGCTCGGCTGCGCCGGTGTCGGCGCCACCAACCGCGCCAACTGGTGTTTTCCTGCCTTCGACGATCTGCTCCGGCAGGCAGCCGGGAGCGTCGACCTCGATGCCCGCATGAAGCTCTATGCGCAGGCACAGGGGATCTTCCGGGAACAGACGCCATGGGTGGTCATTGCCCATTCCGTGGTGTCGATACCGATGCGCGAACGGGTCCAGGGTTACGTCATGGACCCGTTCGACCATCACGACTTCTCGAATGTCGACATCAGCGAATAGCGGCGCAGCCATGCGAGCCGGTCTCGATGTCGCCGATCTCGATGTCTATGTGGAGAGCCTGGGCAATTTTCGTTCGGGAGAGGAGTATTCCATCCAGTCGCTGCTGCCGCGCCTGGAGCAGGCAGGGATGACGGTGCGCGTGCTCGATCGTCCGGCACGGGAGCATCTGGCGCCGGCGGCTCTGCTGCACGTCGACCTGACCGATGTGCCACGCCTTTACCACGACATCGCGCGGCGCTACGCGCGCACCATCAACGGCCATGCCCTGTCCATCCACCGGCAGCTCTATTCATCGCTCAGGATCCGTGCCGGCGACGGCCATTCCGGCCCGGTCATCGTCAAGACCGTTCTCAACAGCAGGGGCCGGCCCGAACTGCGCTGGCGGCAGTATCGCAACGGATGGACGCGGGCGATGCATTTCGTCCGCAAAACCGCCGATCCCGGCTACAAGGAACGGCTGTGCCCGCGCTACCGCGTCTACGACACTTTGGCGCAGGTTCCGCCCGAGGCCTGGGGGGACGAGCGCCTGATGGTCGAGAAATTCGCCTTCGACAGCCTCGACCTGCCGATCGTCAAGCACCGCTACATGTTCCTTCTCGGTGCCGAAGTGAACATGCGGCAGACCTATAACGACGTTCTCTGCAAGGGATCGGAGATCATCAGCAATGAGGTCGGCGGCGCCGTTCCGCCCGAGGTGAGGGCAGTCAGGGAGCGGCTGCGTCTCGATTTCGGCGCGATCGACTATTTTATTGTCGACGGCAAGGGCATCGTGGTCGACGCCAACAAGACGGTCGGCTCCAACCCGGAATGGCTGAAGAAGAACCGATTCCGCCAGGAATTCAACGACCGCATGGTCGAAGCGCTGATTGAATTCGTGCGCGGTTGAGCCCACGGCAATCGGGGAGCCCGGCTCGGCCGGGGCCGATCGGCGGTTGGGCGCGCGACCTCGGCCCGGCGGCCTTCGACACGGGCGGCGCGCCGTGTCCGCTCCCGGCCGGCCGGGGCGATCGTTTTGCCTCCGCCTGCGACGATCGTGGAAGCCTTGCGCAGAATGCTTGCGCGCGATGCTGCCTGTTCTTATATACGCGCCAAGCCGTTCGGCGCCGGAATGCCGGTTGCCGGAACGGGATTTCTTGTGAACAGGGGCTTTCGTCGGAACGCCTTACCGGGTCCTGAGAGCCTGCTTAGCGGAGAGACTAGAAAAATGGCAAAAGTAATCGGTATCGATCTCGGCACCACCAACTCCTGCATCGCCATCATGGATGGCAAGGAGCCGAAGGTAATCGAGAATGCGGAAGGCGCGCGCACGACGCCTTCCATCGTCGCCATCTCGGGCGACGGCGAACGTCTGGTCGGCCAGCCGGCCAAGCGCCAGGCGGTCACCAATCCAGAAAACACCATCTTCGCGGTCAAGCGCCTGATCGGCCGCCGCTATGACGATCCGGTGACGGAGAAGGACAAGAAGCTTGTCCCCTACAAGATCGTCAAGGGCGACAATGGCGATGCCTGGGTCGAGGCCGGCGGCAAGAAGCAGTCGCCCAGCCAGATCTCGGCCATGATCCTGCAGAAGATGAAGGAAACGGCGGAAGCCTATCTCGGCGAGAAGGTCGAGAAGGCGGTCATCACCGTTCCGGCCTATTTCAACGACGCCCAGCGCCAGGCCACCAAGGACGCCGGCAAGATCGCCGGCCTCGAAGTGCTGCGCATCATCAACGAGCCTACGGCCGCGGCACTTGCCTACGGCCTCGACAAGAAGGAAGGCAAGACCATTGCCGTCTATGACCTTGGCGGCGGCACGTTCGACATTTCGGTGCTCGAGATCGGCGACGGCGTGTTCGAGGTGAAGTCGACCAACGGCGACACCTTCCTCGGCGGCGAGGACTTCGACATGCGGCTGGTCGAATATCTGGCGGCCGAGTTCAAGAAGGAACAGGGCATCGACCTGAAGAACGACAAGCTTGCCCTGCAGCGCCTCAAGGAGGCGGCTGAAAAGGCCAAGATCGAGCTGTCGTCGACGACGCAGACCGAAATCAACCTGCCCTTCATCACCGCCGACGCGACCGGCCCGAAGCACCTGACGCTGAAGCTGACCCGCGCCAAGTTCGAAAGCCTGGTCGAGGATCTCGTTCAGCGCACCATCGAGCCCTGCAAGGCGGCGCTCAAGGATGCCGGCCTGAAGGCTGGCGAGATCGACGAAGTGGTCCTGGTCGGCGGCATGACCCGCATGCCCAAGATCCAGGAGATCGTGAAGCAGTTCTTCGGCAAGGAGCCGCACAAGGGCGTCAATCCGGATGAGGTCGTCGCCTTGGGCGCCGCCATCCAGGCCGGCGTGCTGCAGGGCGACGTCAAGGACGTGCTCTTGCTCGACGTGACGCCGCTGTCGCTCGGCATCGAGACGCTGGGTGGCGTGTTCACGCGGCTGATCGAACGCAACACGACGATCCCGACCAAGAAGAGCCAGGTGTTCTCGACCGCCGAGGATTCGCAGTCGGCGGTGACCATCCGCGTCTTCCAGGGTGAGCGTGAAATGGCCGCCGACAACAAGCCGCTCGGCCAGTTCGACCTGGTCGGCATTCCGCCGGCCCCGCGCGGCGTGCCGCAGATCGAGGTCACCTTCGACATCGACGCCAACGGCATCGTCAACGTTTCGGCCAAGGACAAGGGCACCGGCAAGGAGCACCAGATCCGCATCCAGGCCTCGGGTGGCCTTTCGGACGCCGACATCGAGAAGATGGTGAAGGACGCCGAGGCCAATGCCGATGCCGACAAGAAGCGTCGCGCCGTGGTCGAGGCCCGCAACCAGGCCGAGGCGCTGGTGCATTCTTCCGAGAAGTCGCTGAAGGAATATGGCGACAAGGTCTCGGAAGCCGAACGCACGGCGATATCGGACGCGATCGCGGCGCTGAAGACCGCTGCCGAGGGCGACGACGCGGCCGACATCGAGGCCAAGAGCCAAGTGCTCGCCGAGGCTTCGATGAAGCTTGGCCAGGCCATGTACGAGGCTTCGCAGAAGGAAGCCGCGGAAGCCGACGCCAAGGCGGATGCCGCCAAGGACAGTGACGTGGTCGATGCCGATTTCGAGGAAATCGACGAAGACGACGACAAGAAGAAGTCGGCCTGAGCCGCCTGACGGCAAGATAATGCGGAAAGCCCGGCGCAAAGCCGGGCTTTTTTGCAACCCTCGCTGAAAAAGTGCGGGGCCCTGCTGAAAAAATGACAGAAAAACCCGGACAGGCGCACGCCGACCCTAGCATCCGGGCAGCACCGCTCCTAAATCGAGGCAACGTGCCGGCAAACGACGCAACATATGCCTCAAGACGTTGAATATCCGGACTGCGGGAAAAAATGAAAGCTGATTTCTACGAAACGCTGGGCGTCCAGAAAGGCGCCGATGAGAAGGAACTCAAGAGCGCTTTTCGCAAGCTCGCCATGCAGTTCCATCCCGACCGCAATCCCGGCGATCATTCCTGCGAGCACAAGTTCAAGGAAATCAACGAAGCCTACGAGACGCTGAAGGACCCGCAGAAGCGCGCGGCCTACGACCGCTTCGGCCACGCCGCCTTCGAACAGGGCGGCATGAATGGCGGGGCGCAAGGCTTTGGGGCCGGCGGTTTCGCCGATATCTTCGAAGACATTTTCGGCGACATGATGGGTGGCCGCCAGCGCCGCTCGTCGGGTGGCCGCGAGCGTGGCGCCGACCTGCGCTACAACATGGAAATCTCGCTGGAAGAAGCCTTCGCGGGAAAGACGGCGCAGATTCGCGTGCCGGCCTCGATCTCGTGTTCGGAATGCTCCGGCAGCGGTGCCAAGCCGGGCACCCAGCCCGTCACCTGCTCGATGTGCAACGGCCACGGCAAGGTGCGCGCCACGCAAGGCTTCTTCTCGATCGAACGCACCTGCCCGCAATGCCAGGGGCGTGGCCAGACGATCAAGGACCCGTGCCCGAAATGCGTCGGCCAGGGCCGCGTCACCGAGGAACGGTCGCTGTCGGTCAACATCCCGGCCGGCATTGAGGACGGCACCCGTATCCGCCTTGCCAATGAGGGCGAAGCCGGCTTGCGCGGCGGGCCGTCCGGCGACCTCTATATCTTCCTGGCGGTGAAGCCGCACGAGTTCTTCCAGCGCGACGGCGCCGATCTCTATTGCAAGGTGCCGATCTCGATGACGACGGCCGCCCTTGGCGGTTCCTTCGAAGTGACGACGCTGGACGGCACGCAGACCAAAGTGAAGGTGCCGGAAGGCA harbors:
- the dnaK gene encoding molecular chaperone DnaK, encoding MAKVIGIDLGTTNSCIAIMDGKEPKVIENAEGARTTPSIVAISGDGERLVGQPAKRQAVTNPENTIFAVKRLIGRRYDDPVTEKDKKLVPYKIVKGDNGDAWVEAGGKKQSPSQISAMILQKMKETAEAYLGEKVEKAVITVPAYFNDAQRQATKDAGKIAGLEVLRIINEPTAAALAYGLDKKEGKTIAVYDLGGGTFDISVLEIGDGVFEVKSTNGDTFLGGEDFDMRLVEYLAAEFKKEQGIDLKNDKLALQRLKEAAEKAKIELSSTTQTEINLPFITADATGPKHLTLKLTRAKFESLVEDLVQRTIEPCKAALKDAGLKAGEIDEVVLVGGMTRMPKIQEIVKQFFGKEPHKGVNPDEVVALGAAIQAGVLQGDVKDVLLLDVTPLSLGIETLGGVFTRLIERNTTIPTKKSQVFSTAEDSQSAVTIRVFQGEREMAADNKPLGQFDLVGIPPAPRGVPQIEVTFDIDANGIVNVSAKDKGTGKEHQIRIQASGGLSDADIEKMVKDAEANADADKKRRAVVEARNQAEALVHSSEKSLKEYGDKVSEAERTAISDAIAALKTAAEGDDAADIEAKSQVLAEASMKLGQAMYEASQKEAAEADAKADAAKDSDVVDADFEEIDEDDDKKKSA
- the dnaJ gene encoding molecular chaperone DnaJ, whose amino-acid sequence is MKADFYETLGVQKGADEKELKSAFRKLAMQFHPDRNPGDHSCEHKFKEINEAYETLKDPQKRAAYDRFGHAAFEQGGMNGGAQGFGAGGFADIFEDIFGDMMGGRQRRSSGGRERGADLRYNMEISLEEAFAGKTAQIRVPASISCSECSGSGAKPGTQPVTCSMCNGHGKVRATQGFFSIERTCPQCQGRGQTIKDPCPKCVGQGRVTEERSLSVNIPAGIEDGTRIRLANEGEAGLRGGPSGDLYIFLAVKPHEFFQRDGADLYCKVPISMTTAALGGSFEVTTLDGTQTKVKVPEGTQNGRQFRLKGKGMPVLRQPNVGDLYIQTAVETPQNLSRRQRELLEEFEQLSSQDNSPQSSGFFARMKDFFESFGER
- a CDS encoding ABC transporter substrate-binding protein, translated to MTSKRSVLLLATLSLFALPVHDSMAKTLVYCTEASPDTFDPALASGTRDASATALYNRIVEFEPGTTKVRPGLAEKWEISDDSLTYTFHLRHGVKFHTVDGFTPSRDFNADDVLFTFERQADAQNPFHNYASRPYGYFDGMGMPRLVASWRKLDNYTVVMTLKAPHAPMLANLAMDFASVVSREYADRLLAEKRPLDLATKPVGTGPFQLVDYQQDAVIRYKANPDYWRGRPRIDDLIFAITTDASVRLEKLRAGECDVMPYPNPADLAAIKTAPGIKVMQQEGLNTGYLAFNTLQKPFNDPRVRKAIDMAIDRKALVDVIFRGTGEIARNPLPPTSWAYDKTTPDPVFDPDAARQALTDAGIKDLHMKVWAMPVQRPYNPNAQRMAEMIQSDLARIGVTVDIVTYEWAEYLARSKPVDRDGAMLFGFTGDNGDPDNFLSVPLGCAGVGATNRANWCFPAFDDLLRQAAGSVDLDARMKLYAQAQGIFREQTPWVVIAHSVVSIPMRERVQGYVMDPFDHHDFSNVDISE